CGGCTTTCGCGGATGGCCGTGAAGCGGCGCGGACATCGAGCCGTGGGTGATAACCCTCCACCACGCATCGGGACTGGTGAGCCGTCATGGCCTACCGGTCGTTGTCTACATCCCGGGCGCTAAACATCTTCGAAAACGTACTTCCGGTTACCGTATAGCGCTCACCGTTCGACGATACCAGCACAATGACATCGCCCTGCGCATTGAACACAGCCTCTGGTGACGGAGTGGAAACGTCATCCTCGTCAGTCTCCCTCGCGTCTGCGTAGTTGCCGTCGACAGCCTCGCCGTTCCCGGTAATGAGCACAAAGCTCCGGGTATCCTGAAGCTGCTTGATGACAATCCGCCTCGGGAGTCGGTGTTTGTCGGTGAACTCAGAGGAAATGATCGAGACCTCGGGACGCAGTCTGCTGGGCCAATTCCGTACCGGTACTCGTGTCTGAACCGTGGTGGCTGACTTTCAGGACATCGATATCGTTGCCGCGTGGGATGGCACCCGAGGCTACGACAGCTTCTTCCGCAGTCGGTTTCTTCCGCTTCTTCTTTCATCTGCCAGAAGTTTGGTCGCCGGTAGTGTAGAACACGAACTCGCCCAGCCGGATGAGCAGCGCGATGCTGCCCGGATTCTCATCGAAGGACTCCGTCTTGCCTGCCGGGTCGAGGTCAAGGTCGTGCGCGGTCCCATCCGTGTCGCCGCGTACTGTGAGGTGGTCCCGGAAATCGAACGTGTTGCTAAGATTCAACACCGCCGGTTCTACGGGCCCGGCTTCGGGTCGCAACACATACTCAACGTCACTCATACGCTGGTCTCCCTAAAGCGTTTGTTCCTCGGATGATGCAGACTTCCCAGATGTAGATCCGGGACCCCTAATGTGGGTGGGGAACCCCCCAAGTAGCGCCCGAACGCGGTCTCCGTGCGCCCTGCCGCGAAAAGCCTCGTAAGGACGAGCGCCCCCATACGCCCGGTCCAAGTCCGCTGACGAATCCTACGGTGGCTATGAGCGGAGATGTGTCGCCGGATCGCCAGAAATAGAAGCAGGTAATACTTCCATGCACGCCTCGACGCCGAGCTTTGCGCAAGGTTGTGAGCATTCCGTCATCAAGAGAGGCACGGTCTGCGAGCCTTGCCGCGAGTAGCGTCCAGCCGTTCAGCGGTCCGCCTGTACCAAACCAACGGTCAGCCGCGTACCCGTCGCCTCCGCGTAGCGGCGCAAGGTAGTAAAGGACGGTGACACGCCGCCACCCTCCAGCCGCGCGATGGCGGACTGGGTCGTTCCGAGGCGCCGGGCGAGTTCTGCCTGCGTCAGCTTCGCCGCTATGCGCGCGCGAATCAATGCCTCGATCAGCTTGAACTCGTCATCGGCCCGCGCGTACTCTTCCCGGAATTCCGGATCTTCCATGAAGCGCTTCTTCAGGTCCTTCAATCTCGTCATGGCGTCACCTGCTTCATCCGTTCCCCGGCCGTCGCGAGCGCTTGCCGCGGTGTCCTCTGCGACTTCTTTGCGAAGACATGCAGGACCACTACCCGCCGCCGCACCGCCGTCACGTAGATCCCCCTAGCGATCCCTCCTTGAGCCTTGACCCGTAGTTCCCAAAGCTTGCCGTCTAGACGGCTTGACATGCGGCTCACCAAGTGTCTCCAGGCCGACGTTCTCTATCGTCTCCAGCAGCCGCACTAGCCGGGCACGCAACTTCACAGGCAGGGCTTCGATTTCGGCATCAACACCGGAGACGGTTTCGACCCTCCACGCCACCCCACCAATATAGCGCATTCGCTATGTTCTTTCAAGGGAGGATCGCCTCTCGGAAAACGTGTCAGACCTCATGGGTAGGCATCGTTCAGGAGCATCGCGGGCGGCCGCCAAGGCGGTCCCGCATCCTATTCAAACATGAGCCGTCCGGCCATAGCGGCTGCCGCTATCGCGCCCGCGCTACCTCGCAGAACGCCTCGTTGCAGCACGCGCCGTCCTCGATGTCGGTGCGGATATCGGCGTCGAGAAGCGCGTTGACGGTCTGGTCGGTCGGGCTGCCCGACAACCAGACGCCCTTCGGGGAGTAAAGGACACCCGGCAACACAGCATCGGTGATCTTCGCGACGAGACGGGTCTCGCCCCGTTCGTTGTAGACCCGCAGCATGTCGCCGTCCGCGATACCGCGGGGCTCGGCGTCCGAGGGGTTGATCTCGACTTCCTCCGGTCCGTCCGACTGCGCGCAGTGGCCGAACGTCGCGTTGGTCCGCTTTGCCGACGAGGGCGAGATGAGGGCGAGCGGCCAGTGGCGCGGGGGCGGCTGGTAGCGCGGCAGGCCGCAGCCGAACCGGTCATCGAGGTCGCGGCTGAACAGCTCGATTCGGCCCGAAGGGGTCGCTGGCCGCACGGTGGCGCACATGATCGGCTCGGAGCCTTCGGGGGTGGTCATGGCGAGCGCCGAATCCACCGGCAGCCGGCTCGGCCGGTATCCGCCGAG
The sequence above is a segment of the Deltaproteobacteria bacterium genome. Coding sequences within it:
- a CDS encoding helix-turn-helix transcriptional regulator codes for the protein MTRLKDLKKRFMEDPEFREEYARADDEFKLIEALIRARIAAKLTQAELARRLGTTQSAIARLEGGGVSPSFTTLRRYAEATGTRLTVGLVQADR